The Taeniopygia guttata chromosome 4A, bTaeGut7.mat, whole genome shotgun sequence genome has a segment encoding these proteins:
- the FHL1 gene encoding four and a half LIM domains protein 1 isoform X3: protein MSERFDCHYCRDPLQGKKYVQKEGRHCCVKCFDKFCANTCIECKKPIGADSKELHFKNRYWHDSCFRCFKCYTSLVNEPFMLRENNKVWCSNCTAAEDAPRCKGCFKPIIAGDQNVEYKKMVWHKDCFTCSQCKQVIGSGSFFPKGDDFYCVSCHEHKFAKTCAKCKNPITSGGLTYQEQPWHSECFICSNCKKQLGGKRFTAVEDQFYCVECYKECVAKKCAGCKNPITGFGRGTSVVNYEDESWHDYCFKCTKCARGLANKRFVCHNGKIYCAECPKRL, encoded by the exons ATGTCGGAGCGCTTCGACTGCCACTACTGCCGCGACCCCTTGCAGGGCAAGAAGTACGTGCAGAAGGAGGGGCGGCACTGCTGCGTCAAGTGCTTCGACAAGTTCTGCGCCAACACCTGCATCGAGTGCAAGAAACCCATCGGGGCCGACTCCAAG gagctgcatttCAAGAACCGCTACTGGCACGACAGCTGCTTCCGCTGCTTCAAGTGCTACACGTCCCTGGTCAACGAGCCCTTCATGCTGAGGGAGAACAACAAGGTTTGGTGCAGCAACTGCACTGCTGCCGAGGATGCACCCAGGTGTAAGGGCTGCTTCAAGCCCATTATTGCAG GAGACCAAAATGTTGAGTACAAGAAGATGGTCTGGCACAAGGACTGCTTCACCTGCAGCCAGTGCAAGCAAGTGATTGGATCTGGGAGCTTCTTCCCCAAGGGTGATGACTTCTACTGTGTCTCCTGCCATGAGCACAAGTTTGCCAAGACCTGTGCTAAGTGCAAGAAT CCTATCACTTCTGGAGGCCTCACTTACCAGGAACAGCCTTGGCATTCCGAGTGTTTCATTTGCTCCAACTGCAAGAAGCAACTGGGTGGGAAGCGCTTCACAGCTGTGGAGGATCAGTTTTACTGCGTCGAGTGCTACAAGGAGTGTGTTGCCAAGAAGTGTGCTGGATGCAAGAATCCTATTACAG GATTTGGAAGAGGAACCAGTGTGGTTAACTACGAGGATGAATCCTGGCACGATTACTGTTTCAAATGCACAAAGTGTGCCCGTGGTCTGGCCAACAAGCGCTTTGTTTGCCATAATGGAAAAATTTATTGTGCTGAGTGTCCCAAACGACTGTAA
- the FHL1 gene encoding four and a half LIM domains protein 1 isoform X4, with amino-acid sequence MSERFDCHYCRDPLQGKKYVQKEGRHCCVKCFDKFCANTCIECKKPIGADSKELHFKNRYWHDSCFRCFKCYTSLVNEPFMLRENNKVWCSNCTAAEDAPRCKGCFKPIIAGDQNVEYKKMVWHKDCFTCSQCKQVIGSGSFFPKGDDFYCVSCHEHKFAKTCAKCKNPITSGGLTYQEQPWHSECFICSNCKKQLGGKRFTAVEDQFYCVECYKECVAKKCAGCKNPITAGFGRGTSVVNYEDESWHDYCFKCTKCARGLANKRFVCHNGKIYCAECPKRL; translated from the exons ATGTCGGAGCGCTTCGACTGCCACTACTGCCGCGACCCCTTGCAGGGCAAGAAGTACGTGCAGAAGGAGGGGCGGCACTGCTGCGTCAAGTGCTTCGACAAGTTCTGCGCCAACACCTGCATCGAGTGCAAGAAACCCATCGGGGCCGACTCCAAG gagctgcatttCAAGAACCGCTACTGGCACGACAGCTGCTTCCGCTGCTTCAAGTGCTACACGTCCCTGGTCAACGAGCCCTTCATGCTGAGGGAGAACAACAAGGTTTGGTGCAGCAACTGCACTGCTGCCGAGGATGCACCCAGGTGTAAGGGCTGCTTCAAGCCCATTATTGCAG GAGACCAAAATGTTGAGTACAAGAAGATGGTCTGGCACAAGGACTGCTTCACCTGCAGCCAGTGCAAGCAAGTGATTGGATCTGGGAGCTTCTTCCCCAAGGGTGATGACTTCTACTGTGTCTCCTGCCATGAGCACAAGTTTGCCAAGACCTGTGCTAAGTGCAAGAAT CCTATCACTTCTGGAGGCCTCACTTACCAGGAACAGCCTTGGCATTCCGAGTGTTTCATTTGCTCCAACTGCAAGAAGCAACTGGGTGGGAAGCGCTTCACAGCTGTGGAGGATCAGTTTTACTGCGTCGAGTGCTACAAGGAGTGTGTTGCCAAGAAGTGTGCTGGATGCAAGAATCCTATTACAG CAGGATTTGGAAGAGGAACCAGTGTGGTTAACTACGAGGATGAATCCTGGCACGATTACTGTTTCAAATGCACAAAGTGTGCCCGTGGTCTGGCCAACAAGCGCTTTGTTTGCCATAATGGAAAAATTTATTGTGCTGAGTGTCCCAAACGACTGTAA